In Deinococcus roseus, the following are encoded in one genomic region:
- the nirD gene encoding nitrite reductase small subunit NirD, which yields MTQTLTREATWVQICTLNDIVLHAGVAAKVNGKQIAIFRVEENLLYAISNFDPFTRANVLSRGIIGTRGDVYKVASPLLKHSFNLQTGEYLDDPSVTIPTYEVRVEDGKVWVRA from the coding sequence ATGACACAGACACTGACACGCGAAGCCACCTGGGTCCAGATTTGCACCCTCAACGACATCGTGCTGCACGCTGGTGTGGCTGCAAAAGTGAACGGCAAACAGATCGCCATCTTCCGGGTGGAAGAGAACCTGCTCTACGCCATCAGCAACTTTGATCCCTTCACCAGGGCCAACGTGCTGTCCAGGGGCATCATCGGAACCAGAGGGGACGTGTACAAAGTCGCTTCCCCCCTCTTGAAGCACAGCTTCAACCTCCAGACCGGTGAGTACCTCGATGACCCCAGCGTCACCATCCCCACCTATGAAGTGCGTGTGGAAGACGGAAAAGTATGGGTCAGGGCCTGA
- the nirB gene encoding nitrite reductase large subunit NirB, with translation MSTQNTHRLLVIGNGMVGHKFLEALQNKTHNMEVTVLCEEPRLAYDRVHLTSYFDQPRPDLAMGRIEDYQAWGIRVVMEKATHIDREQKTVHTATRALKYDTLVLATGSYPFVPPIQGKDAEGCFVYRTIEDLDAIHAYAQTSKEGVVIGGGLLGLEAAGALKALGIKTHVVEFAPRLMPVQVDEQGGKLLKKKIENMGIAVHTSTATQSIDLDGNKVKGLTFADGKSIEAQMVIFSAGIRPRDELARASGLEVGERGGITINEACQTSDPSVYAIGECALYKGRIYGLVAPGYTMARVVADQLTGGSSEFTGADMSTKLKLLGVDVGSFGDAFAQTSGSEEMFFTDPLKGTYKKLVLSADGKKVLGGVLVGDCSDYSNLHSLFSNAMDIPGGPEHLLVPAPAGGGTQVKATLPMTATVCSCENVSKGSICEAVVGGAQDIPSIKKCTRAGTGCGGCVPMVTDILKEQLLLLGQEVNNNICEHFDYSRQELFDVIRIKEYRTFGEVLEKHGHGMGCEICKPAVASILASLYNEYILKQEHAPLQDTNDRFLANMQKDGTYSVVPRVAGGEITPEKLIVLGEVARKYNLYCKITGGQRIDLLGARQEHLPEIWADLIAAGFESGHAYGKSLRTVKTCVGETWCRYGVQDSTTLGIKLEERYKGLRSPHKLKGGVSGCTRECAEAQGKDFGIIATEKGWNLYVAGNGGMKPKHALLLAADLDEATLVKYLDRFLMFYIRTADRLQRTSVWLEKLEGGMDYLKKVVVEDALGIGAELEAAMEKHVGTYHCEWKETLGNPEKMKHFSHFINTDESDDNVVMIEERGQIRPAFDFEKADLLPMISGD, from the coding sequence ATGTCAACACAAAACACCCACCGCCTTCTGGTCATCGGCAACGGAATGGTCGGACACAAATTTTTGGAAGCACTGCAAAACAAGACACACAACATGGAGGTGACGGTCCTGTGCGAGGAACCCCGCCTCGCCTATGACCGCGTCCACCTCACCAGCTACTTTGATCAACCCAGACCAGACCTCGCCATGGGGCGCATTGAGGACTACCAGGCCTGGGGCATCCGTGTGGTGATGGAAAAAGCCACCCACATCGACCGTGAACAAAAGACCGTGCACACCGCCACCCGTGCACTGAAATACGACACCCTGGTCCTCGCAACCGGCTCTTACCCATTTGTTCCACCCATCCAGGGCAAGGATGCCGAGGGCTGCTTCGTTTACCGCACCATTGAAGACCTGGACGCCATTCACGCTTACGCCCAGACCTCTAAAGAAGGTGTGGTCATTGGTGGGGGTCTGCTGGGTCTGGAAGCTGCAGGCGCACTGAAAGCCCTGGGCATCAAAACCCACGTGGTGGAATTTGCCCCCCGCCTGATGCCCGTTCAGGTGGATGAGCAGGGCGGCAAGCTTCTGAAGAAGAAAATCGAGAACATGGGCATCGCCGTGCACACCAGCACCGCCACCCAGAGCATCGATCTGGACGGCAACAAGGTGAAGGGTCTGACCTTCGCAGACGGCAAGAGCATTGAAGCCCAGATGGTGATTTTCAGCGCCGGGATCCGCCCCAGAGATGAACTGGCCCGCGCCAGTGGCCTGGAGGTTGGAGAACGCGGCGGCATCACCATCAATGAAGCGTGCCAGACCAGCGATCCCAGCGTGTACGCCATCGGTGAGTGCGCACTATATAAAGGCAGAATTTACGGCCTTGTGGCCCCCGGCTACACCATGGCCCGTGTGGTTGCAGACCAGTTGACCGGAGGAAGCAGCGAGTTCACCGGTGCAGACATGAGCACCAAGCTGAAACTGCTGGGTGTGGATGTGGGCTCCTTTGGGGATGCTTTTGCTCAGACCTCCGGTTCTGAAGAGATGTTCTTCACCGACCCCCTCAAGGGCACCTACAAGAAACTGGTGCTCTCTGCAGACGGCAAAAAAGTGCTGGGCGGCGTGCTGGTCGGGGACTGCTCCGATTACAGTAACCTGCACAGCCTGTTCTCCAACGCCATGGACATTCCAGGTGGTCCCGAGCACCTGCTGGTTCCCGCTCCTGCTGGAGGCGGCACCCAGGTCAAGGCCACCCTGCCCATGACCGCCACGGTCTGCTCCTGCGAAAACGTCTCCAAGGGCAGCATCTGCGAAGCCGTGGTGGGCGGAGCCCAGGACATCCCCAGCATCAAGAAGTGCACCAGAGCGGGCACCGGATGTGGCGGATGCGTCCCCATGGTCACCGACATCCTCAAAGAACAACTGCTGCTGCTGGGTCAGGAAGTCAACAACAACATCTGCGAGCACTTCGATTACTCCAGGCAGGAACTGTTTGATGTGATCCGCATCAAGGAGTACCGCACCTTCGGGGAAGTGCTGGAGAAGCACGGACACGGCATGGGCTGCGAAATCTGCAAACCCGCCGTCGCCAGCATCCTGGCCTCGCTGTACAACGAGTACATCCTCAAGCAGGAGCATGCTCCGCTGCAGGACACCAACGACCGTTTTCTGGCCAACATGCAGAAAGACGGCACCTACAGCGTGGTTCCCCGTGTGGCCGGTGGCGAAATCACCCCCGAGAAACTGATTGTGCTTGGCGAAGTGGCCAGGAAGTACAACCTGTACTGCAAAATCACCGGTGGACAGCGCATCGATTTGCTCGGTGCCCGCCAGGAACACCTGCCCGAAATCTGGGCCGATCTGATTGCTGCTGGCTTCGAGTCCGGTCACGCTTACGGCAAGTCCCTCAGAACCGTGAAAACCTGCGTCGGGGAAACCTGGTGCCGTTACGGGGTGCAGGACTCCACCACCCTGGGCATCAAACTTGAGGAGCGTTACAAGGGCCTGCGTTCCCCCCACAAACTCAAAGGCGGCGTCTCTGGATGCACCCGCGAATGTGCAGAAGCGCAGGGCAAGGACTTCGGGATCATCGCCACCGAAAAAGGCTGGAACCTGTACGTGGCCGGAAACGGCGGCATGAAACCCAAGCACGCCCTCCTGCTGGCCGCAGACCTTGACGAAGCCACCCTGGTCAAGTACCTGGACCGCTTCCTGATGTTCTACATCCGCACCGCAGACCGACTGCAGCGCACCAGCGTCTGGCTGGAAAAACTTGAAGGTGGCATGGACTACCTCAAGAAAGTGGTTGTGGAAGACGCTCTGGGCATCGGTGCAGAACTTGAAGCCGCCATGGAGAAACATGTGGGCACCTACCACTGCGAGTGGAAGGAAACCCTGGGCAACCCCGAGAAGATGAAACACTTCAGCCACTTCATCAACACCGATGAAAGCGACGACAACGTGGTGATGATCGAAGAACGCGGCCAGATCCGTCCCGCTTTCGACTTTGAGAAAGCCGACCTCCTCCCCATGATTTCCGGAGATTAA